A section of the Pseudomonas flavescens genome encodes:
- the norR gene encoding nitric oxide reductase transcriptional regulator NorR, whose translation MTSSPLLVSLLPLVDDLSRELPESERYRRLLAALRQLFPCDAVALLRLDGDVLVPLSVEGLSADTMGRRFKVSEHPRLHELLQHRGPTRFAADCELPDPYDGLLDGQHGHLEVHDCLGCPLYIKEQLWGLLTLDSLQSSSFGRVDLGMLEAFASLAAATVAAAERISLLMGRVEDEQRRAELYKQAADAVRPREMIGQSSRHKALLQEIALVGGSDLTVLISGETGVGKELVAEALHAASARASRPMVSINCAALPDTLVESELFGHVRGAFSGAVSERRGKFEVADGATLFLDEVGELPLAVQSKLLRVLQSGQLQRVGSDREHRVDVRVLAASNRDLAEEVRAGRFRADLYHRLSVYPLKVPALRERGRDVLLLAGYFLEDNRARLGLRSLRLAADAQKTLLQHDWPGNVRELEHLIGRAAIKALSACVERPQILTIDSRALDLHPSTVTPGQEERPVSDAAEASSAGLGLRDAVDDYQRRLIEAALARHAGRWADVARELDMDRANLQRLAKRLGLR comes from the coding sequence ATGACCTCCAGCCCCCTGCTTGTCTCTCTGCTGCCATTGGTCGATGACCTGTCCCGTGAACTACCCGAAAGCGAGCGCTATCGTCGGCTGCTTGCTGCGCTGCGGCAGCTGTTTCCCTGTGATGCGGTGGCACTGCTCAGGCTCGATGGCGACGTGCTGGTGCCGCTCTCGGTGGAGGGGCTCAGTGCCGATACCATGGGCCGGCGTTTCAAGGTGAGCGAGCATCCCCGTTTGCACGAGTTGCTGCAGCACCGTGGCCCCACCCGCTTCGCCGCAGACTGCGAACTGCCCGATCCTTATGATGGGCTGCTCGACGGGCAGCATGGCCATCTCGAGGTTCATGACTGCCTGGGTTGTCCGCTCTATATAAAGGAGCAGCTCTGGGGGCTGCTGACTCTGGACTCGCTGCAGTCGAGCAGCTTTGGCCGTGTCGACCTCGGCATGCTGGAGGCTTTCGCCAGCCTGGCCGCCGCGACGGTGGCTGCCGCCGAGCGGATCAGCCTGCTGATGGGGCGCGTGGAGGACGAACAGCGCCGCGCCGAACTCTATAAGCAGGCGGCCGACGCCGTGCGCCCCCGGGAGATGATCGGTCAGAGCTCCAGGCACAAGGCCCTGCTTCAGGAGATAGCGCTGGTCGGCGGCAGTGACCTGACCGTCCTCATCAGTGGCGAAACCGGTGTGGGCAAGGAACTGGTCGCCGAAGCACTGCATGCGGCATCCGCGCGTGCATCGCGGCCGATGGTCAGCATCAACTGTGCGGCGTTGCCCGATACCTTGGTGGAGAGCGAGCTGTTCGGTCATGTCCGTGGGGCATTCTCGGGGGCTGTCAGTGAGCGGCGTGGCAAATTCGAGGTGGCCGATGGCGCCACCCTGTTTCTCGATGAGGTGGGCGAGCTACCGCTTGCCGTGCAGTCGAAGCTGTTGAGGGTGCTGCAGAGTGGCCAGCTACAACGGGTAGGCTCGGACCGCGAGCACCGTGTGGACGTGCGGGTGCTGGCCGCCAGCAACCGTGACCTGGCCGAAGAAGTGCGCGCCGGGCGCTTTCGCGCCGACCTCTATCATCGCCTTAGCGTGTACCCGCTCAAGGTGCCGGCACTACGCGAGCGGGGGCGCGATGTGCTGCTACTCGCCGGCTACTTCCTGGAAGATAACCGGGCACGGCTTGGGCTGCGTAGCCTGCGTCTCGCGGCCGATGCTCAGAAAACCCTGTTGCAGCATGACTGGCCGGGCAATGTCCGGGAACTGGAGCACCTGATCGGCCGCGCGGCCATCAAGGCGTTGTCGGCCTGCGTGGAACGCCCGCAGATACTCACCATCGATAGCCGCGCACTGGACCTGCATCCATCCACCGTGACTCCAGGGCAAGAAGAGCGCCCCGTGAGCGATGCTGCCGAAGCGTCGAGCGCTGGCCTAGGGCTGCGCGATGCAGTGGATGACTACCAGCGGCGCCTTATAGAGGCTGCACTGGCTCGCCATGCCGGGCGCTGGGCCGATGTAGCCCGCGAACTGGATATGGACCGTGCCAACCTGCAGCGCCTGGCCAAGCGCCTGGGACTCAGATAG
- a CDS encoding acyl-CoA dehydrogenase — MAAKASFNWIDPLLLDQQLTEEERMVRDSAEQFAADKLAPRVLEAFRHEKTDPAIFREMGDTGLLGATIPEAYGGSGLNYVCYGLIAREVERVDSGYRSMMSVQSSLVMVPINEFGNEATKQKYLPKLATGEYIGCFGLTEPNYGSDPGSMITRAKKVDGGYRLSGSKMWITNSPIADVFVVWAKDDAGEIRGFVLEKGWEGLSAPAIHGKVGLRASITGEIVMDNVFCPEENAFPDVRGLRGPFTCLNSARYGISWGALGAAEACWHTARQYTLDRQQFGRPLAANQLIQKKLADMQTEITLALQGCLRLGRMKDEGTAAVEITSIMKRNSCGKALDIARMARDMLGGNGISDEFGVARHLVNLEVVNTYEGTHDVHALILGRAQTGIQAFF; from the coding sequence ATGGCCGCCAAGGCAAGCTTCAACTGGATCGACCCGCTGCTGCTCGATCAGCAACTCACCGAAGAAGAACGCATGGTGCGCGACAGCGCCGAGCAGTTCGCCGCCGACAAGCTGGCGCCGCGGGTTCTCGAGGCCTTCCGTCATGAGAAGACCGACCCGGCGATTTTCCGTGAGATGGGAGACACCGGTCTGCTCGGCGCGACCATCCCCGAAGCCTATGGCGGCAGTGGTCTCAACTATGTGTGCTACGGCCTGATCGCCCGCGAAGTGGAACGTGTGGATTCCGGCTACCGCTCGATGATGAGCGTGCAGTCGTCCCTGGTGATGGTGCCGATCAACGAATTCGGCAACGAAGCCACCAAGCAGAAGTACCTGCCCAAACTGGCCACCGGTGAATACATCGGCTGCTTCGGCCTCACCGAGCCGAACTACGGTTCCGATCCGGGCTCGATGATCACCCGGGCGAAGAAGGTCGACGGCGGCTACCGCCTGAGCGGCAGCAAGATGTGGATCACCAATTCGCCTATCGCGGATGTCTTCGTGGTCTGGGCCAAGGATGACGCCGGCGAGATCCGCGGCTTCGTGCTGGAAAAGGGCTGGGAAGGGCTGTCGGCCCCGGCGATCCATGGCAAGGTCGGCCTGCGCGCCTCGATCACCGGCGAGATCGTCATGGACAACGTGTTCTGTCCCGAAGAGAACGCCTTCCCTGACGTACGTGGTCTGCGTGGCCCGTTCACCTGCCTCAACTCTGCCCGCTACGGCATCAGTTGGGGAGCGCTGGGGGCCGCCGAGGCGTGCTGGCACACCGCGCGTCAGTACACCCTGGACCGTCAGCAGTTCGGTCGCCCGCTGGCTGCCAACCAGTTGATCCAGAAAAAACTGGCCGACATGCAGACCGAGATCACCCTGGCCCTGCAAGGCTGCTTGCGCCTGGGCCGAATGAAGGACGAAGGCACCGCTGCGGTGGAAATCACCTCGATCATGAAGCGCAACAGCTGTGGCAAGGCGCTCGATATCGCCCGCATGGCTCGCGACATGCTCGGCGGCAATGGCATCAGCGACGAGTTCGGCGTGGCCCGTCATCTGGTCAACCTCGAGGTGGTGAACACCTACGAAGGTACCCATGACGTGCACGCGCTGATCCTCGGCCGCGCGCAGACCGGGATCCAGGCGTTCTTCTGA
- a CDS encoding HpcH/HpaI aldolase family protein, with protein sequence MTSTLKQLMARSHTYGMNIYGTSSMAIEVAGNWGLDFVFIDAEHTSLGVDRDMEKLILAAKCSGIHSLVRVRGTLEWDIRKALEMGASGVIIPQVHNAEQMRTIIRYSKFPPMGRRGGDSSVRSANYAGPNFDWGSYTQAENERSVIVPMAESYEFFDNIDEILDVEGIDAVHFGPADYSLSRQLPVDYRLGNPEVLQRLELLIEKCHARSIQVMVPCFPADGETAKRLLEMGSDMLLMGSDLSWLNQGGRSIAAVKEQLQ encoded by the coding sequence ATGACCAGCACGCTCAAACAGTTGATGGCCCGCTCGCACACCTACGGCATGAACATCTACGGCACGTCGTCGATGGCCATCGAGGTGGCGGGCAACTGGGGCCTGGATTTCGTTTTCATCGATGCCGAGCACACTTCGCTGGGTGTCGACCGCGACATGGAAAAGCTCATCCTGGCAGCCAAGTGCTCGGGTATTCATAGCCTGGTGCGGGTACGCGGCACCCTCGAGTGGGATATCCGCAAGGCGCTGGAAATGGGCGCTTCGGGGGTGATCATTCCGCAGGTGCACAACGCCGAGCAGATGCGCACCATCATCCGCTACAGCAAATTCCCGCCCATGGGGCGCCGTGGCGGTGACAGCTCGGTGCGCTCGGCCAACTACGCAGGGCCGAACTTCGACTGGGGCAGTTATACCCAGGCAGAGAATGAACGCAGCGTGATCGTACCGATGGCGGAGAGCTACGAGTTCTTCGACAACATCGACGAGATCCTCGACGTCGAGGGTATCGACGCCGTGCACTTCGGCCCAGCCGACTACTCCCTGTCGCGCCAATTGCCAGTCGACTATCGACTGGGCAACCCTGAAGTGCTGCAACGCCTGGAGCTGCTGATCGAGAAATGCCACGCCCGCTCGATACAGGTCATGGTGCCCTGCTTCCCCGCCGACGGCGAAACCGCCAAACGCCTGCTCGAGATGGGCAGCGACATGCTGCTTATGGGCAGCGACCTGTCCTGGCTCAACCAGGGCGGGCGCAGCATCGCTGCGGTCAAGGAACAGCTGCAATAA
- a CDS encoding carbon-nitrogen hydrolase family protein — translation MKISVAQIHPIPGNPTQTIEKVAELSRQTALEGSRLIAFPECLLTGGSFDSREDLERGAIDIEALAPLLAVSAETGIYIIAGFYERRPDAIFNTAALIGPEGVVGLHRKRHLPFMIGDRFTDTPDEWTPPVFDTEIGRIGMAICYEIRFPEVVRTLALEGADIVVLPAAWPEQARMLPDIFSTVRAAENIVYFVAPNRNDMDGGMQFIGMSHIIEPSGKTLVRAGAEDGVFTVEIDVEKARNKSLIREPGVFEVHPFRDRLPDTYRI, via the coding sequence ATGAAAATTTCGGTCGCGCAGATACACCCCATTCCCGGCAACCCGACCCAGACCATCGAGAAAGTCGCCGAGCTGTCACGCCAGACGGCACTCGAAGGCTCGCGCCTGATCGCCTTCCCAGAATGCCTGCTCACCGGCGGCTCGTTCGACAGCCGTGAAGATCTGGAGCGTGGCGCTATCGATATCGAAGCGCTGGCCCCGCTGCTGGCCGTGAGCGCGGAGACGGGTATCTACATCATCGCCGGCTTCTACGAACGCCGCCCGGACGCCATCTTCAACACGGCAGCGCTGATCGGCCCCGAAGGTGTCGTGGGCCTGCATCGCAAACGTCACCTGCCGTTCATGATCGGTGACCGCTTCACCGATACCCCGGATGAGTGGACACCGCCGGTGTTCGATACCGAGATCGGTCGCATCGGCATGGCCATCTGTTATGAAATCCGTTTCCCGGAAGTGGTACGCACCCTGGCCCTGGAAGGCGCCGACATCGTCGTGTTGCCGGCCGCCTGGCCAGAGCAGGCGCGCATGCTGCCGGACATCTTCAGCACCGTGCGGGCAGCCGAGAACATCGTCTACTTCGTGGCCCCGAACCGTAACGACATGGATGGCGGCATGCAGTTCATCGGCATGAGCCACATCATCGAGCCGTCCGGCAAGACGCTGGTACGTGCTGGCGCGGAAGATGGTGTGTTCACCGTCGAGATCGACGTCGAGAAGGCCCGCAACAAGTCGCTGATCCGTGAACCCGGCGTGTTCGAAGTGCATCCCTTCCGCGATCGCCTGCCCGATACCTACCGCATCTGA
- the hmpA gene encoding NO-inducible flavohemoprotein, which translates to MLTSQQRTLIKATVPLLETGGEALTRHFYAMMLKEYPQVRPLFNQAHQASGDQQRALANGVLMYARHIDQLEALGPLVGRIVNKHVALQILPEHYPIVGTCLLRAIREVLGEEIATDEVIDAWAAAYGQLADILIGAEESAYREHEQAPGGWRGSRDFKVVARTVESEEITSFHLAPVDGGDVLVQQPGQYIGLRLIIDGKEQRRNYSLSARGNGREYRISVKREAGGKVSNYLHDHVQVGDTLELFPPAGDFVLRQSDKPLALITAGVGITPALAMVEAARENGRPIHFIHYARHGGVHAFRQWIEEQSRDYPQISYRFCYSAPRDGDRPHGQGVISREQLAGWLPGERDMDAYFLGPKPFMAQVKRHLRELGVPAEQCHYEFFGPASELDA; encoded by the coding sequence ATGCTGACCAGCCAACAACGCACCCTTATCAAAGCCACCGTCCCATTACTGGAAACCGGCGGTGAAGCGCTGACCCGACACTTCTACGCCATGATGCTGAAGGAGTATCCCCAGGTTCGCCCGCTGTTCAACCAGGCCCACCAGGCCAGCGGCGACCAGCAACGTGCCCTGGCCAACGGCGTGCTTATGTACGCCCGGCATATCGACCAGCTCGAAGCACTCGGGCCGCTGGTGGGCCGCATCGTCAACAAGCACGTGGCCCTGCAGATCCTGCCGGAACATTACCCCATCGTCGGCACTTGCCTGCTGCGCGCCATTCGCGAGGTACTGGGCGAGGAGATCGCTACCGATGAGGTGATCGACGCCTGGGCTGCCGCTTACGGGCAGTTGGCAGACATTCTGATCGGTGCCGAGGAAAGCGCCTACCGCGAACACGAGCAGGCGCCGGGCGGCTGGCGTGGTTCGCGGGACTTCAAGGTGGTGGCCAGAACCGTGGAAAGCGAGGAGATCACCTCCTTCCATCTGGCGCCCGTCGATGGCGGTGACGTGCTGGTTCAGCAGCCCGGCCAGTACATCGGCCTGCGCCTGATCATCGATGGCAAGGAGCAGCGCCGCAACTACTCGCTGTCCGCGCGGGGCAACGGCCGTGAGTACCGTATCAGCGTCAAGCGCGAGGCAGGCGGCAAGGTCTCCAACTACCTGCACGACCACGTCCAGGTCGGCGATACCCTGGAGCTGTTCCCGCCAGCCGGTGACTTCGTGCTGCGTCAGTCGGACAAGCCTCTGGCGCTCATCACTGCAGGCGTGGGCATCACGCCGGCACTGGCGATGGTCGAAGCAGCCCGCGAAAACGGACGCCCCATCCACTTCATCCATTACGCGCGCCATGGCGGTGTACATGCCTTCAGGCAATGGATCGAAGAACAGAGCCGCGACTACCCGCAGATCAGCTATCGGTTCTGCTACAGCGCGCCGCGCGATGGCGACAGGCCACACGGCCAGGGCGTGATCAGCCGCGAGCAACTGGCCGGCTGGCTGCCTGGAGAGCGCGACATGGATGCCTACTTCCTGGGTCCGAAACCCTTCATGGCTCAGGTGAAGCGTCACTTGCGGGAACTCGGCGTACCAGCGGAGCAGTGCCACTACGAGTTCTTCGGCCCGGCCTCCGAGCTGGATGCCTGA
- a CDS encoding LysR family transcriptional regulator: MRRKIPSTAALIAFEASARHQSFTRAADELALTQGAVCRQIAGLEAFLGVELFRRSRRGVVLTEAGTAYAGKVAAQLDAVERDTLALMGAQGAMSLELAVVPTFATQWLLPRLADFQRLHPEVTVHLTNRTRPFLFADTGFDAAIYFGDGDWSGTAAYFLMHEHLMPVCSPALLDGGAVSAERIAELPLLQQSTRPYAWRQWFAAQGLNVGRDMTGPRLELFSMLAQAACHEMGVALIPPFLIQRELADGSLVVALDRPVPDNGRAYYLTVPERKVESAALKAFRDWLLVEARHYGASA; the protein is encoded by the coding sequence ATGCGCCGCAAGATCCCCAGCACGGCAGCGTTGATCGCCTTCGAGGCCTCGGCACGCCATCAAAGCTTCACTCGCGCAGCGGACGAACTGGCGCTGACTCAGGGCGCCGTTTGCCGGCAGATCGCCGGGCTGGAGGCGTTTCTTGGCGTGGAGCTGTTCCGCCGTTCGCGAAGGGGCGTAGTGCTTACCGAAGCGGGCACTGCCTATGCTGGCAAGGTCGCCGCCCAGCTCGATGCCGTGGAGCGCGACACCCTTGCGCTGATGGGGGCTCAGGGCGCCATGAGCCTGGAGCTGGCCGTGGTGCCGACCTTCGCCACCCAATGGTTGCTGCCACGGTTGGCGGATTTCCAGCGCCTGCACCCGGAGGTCACCGTGCACCTGACCAACCGCACCCGCCCTTTCCTGTTCGCCGATACCGGTTTCGACGCAGCGATCTACTTCGGCGACGGCGACTGGTCAGGCACTGCGGCGTACTTTCTGATGCACGAACACCTGATGCCGGTGTGCAGCCCCGCGCTGCTCGACGGTGGCGCGGTGAGCGCCGAGCGGATCGCCGAACTGCCGCTGCTGCAGCAGAGCACACGGCCTTACGCCTGGCGCCAGTGGTTCGCAGCGCAGGGGCTGAATGTCGGCCGCGACATGACCGGCCCGCGTCTGGAGTTGTTCTCGATGCTCGCCCAGGCGGCCTGCCACGAGATGGGCGTGGCGCTGATTCCACCGTTCCTGATCCAGCGCGAGCTGGCCGACGGCAGCCTGGTGGTCGCCCTCGACAGACCGGTGCCGGACAACGGCCGCGCCTATTACCTGACCGTACCGGAGCGCAAGGTCGAGTCCGCGGCGCTCAAGGCCTTCCGTGACTGGTTGTTGGTTGAGGCCCGGCACTATGGGGCATCGGCCTGA
- a CDS encoding TRAP transporter substrate-binding protein — MKMKLTALAALLFASSLSFAAEYNSHTIKFAATSPKGTPPAIGMELFAKKVSERSGGKIKVRTFPNGVLGGDVQVLSSLQGGVIEMMTWNAGLMLNHVTDFGILDFPFLYTDTAKVDAMLDGEVGKMLTDQLPQQNLVGLAFWELGVRNLTNNKRPVAKLEDIAGLKIRAQQSPLFLDVWSALGANPTPLPFTEVHTALETGTVDGQENPAALILASKFNEVQKYLSLTHHNYNPQIVLIGKTFWDTLNDDEKKLISEVAMEVRLEQRQISREADSKAIAELEASGMTVNALPDEEVARIQEKIRPVVDKYAAKINPELVKKVYEAMDVAQP; from the coding sequence GAAATTGACCGCACTCGCCGCGTTGCTCTTCGCCAGCAGTTTGAGCTTCGCCGCCGAGTACAACTCGCACACCATCAAATTCGCCGCCACCAGCCCGAAGGGCACTCCGCCAGCCATCGGCATGGAACTGTTCGCCAAGAAAGTCAGCGAGCGCAGCGGCGGCAAGATCAAGGTGCGCACCTTCCCCAATGGCGTGCTGGGCGGCGACGTGCAGGTACTGTCGTCGCTGCAGGGCGGGGTGATCGAGATGATGACCTGGAACGCCGGGCTGATGCTCAACCACGTCACCGACTTCGGCATCCTCGACTTCCCGTTCCTGTACACCGACACCGCCAAGGTCGACGCCATGCTCGATGGCGAAGTCGGCAAGATGCTCACCGACCAGTTGCCGCAGCAGAACCTGGTCGGCCTGGCGTTCTGGGAGCTGGGGGTGCGCAACCTGACCAACAACAAGCGCCCGGTGGCGAAACTCGAAGACATCGCCGGCCTGAAGATCCGCGCGCAGCAATCGCCGCTGTTCCTCGATGTGTGGTCGGCACTCGGCGCCAACCCGACGCCGCTGCCGTTCACCGAAGTGCACACGGCGCTGGAGACCGGCACGGTCGACGGGCAGGAGAACCCGGCCGCGCTGATCCTCGCCTCCAAGTTCAACGAGGTGCAGAAGTACCTGAGTCTCACCCATCACAACTACAACCCGCAGATCGTCCTGATCGGCAAGACCTTCTGGGACACGCTCAACGACGACGAGAAGAAGCTGATCAGCGAGGTGGCCATGGAGGTGCGCCTGGAGCAGCGGCAGATCTCCCGCGAAGCGGACAGCAAGGCTATCGCCGAACTGGAAGCGTCGGGCATGACGGTGAACGCGCTGCCGGATGAAGAAGTCGCCCGTATCCAGGAAAAGATCCGCCCGGTCGTCGACAAGTACGCCGCCAAGATCAATCCCGAGCTCGTCAAGAAAGTCTACGAGGCCATGGACGTCGCCCAGCCCTGA
- a CDS encoding CaiB/BaiF CoA transferase family protein, with protein MSGALSHLRVLDLSRVLAGPWCGQNLADLGAEVIKVERPKVGDDTRHWGPPYLRDDEGRDTSEAAYFLSANRNKQSLTLDFTQAEGQRLVRELAGKSDILIENFKVGGLAAYGLDYATLKAINPRLIYCSITGFGQSGPYAKRAGYDFMIQGLGGLMSLTGQPDGGEGGGPVKVGVALTDILTGLYATVAVLAALAHREKTGEGQHIDMALLDVQVACLANQAMNYLTTGVSPKRLGNAHPNIVPYQAFPTADGDLILTVGNDSQFRKFCDVAGHPEWGVDPRFASNGQRVAHRAELIPLIRQATVFRTTVEWVGLLEAAGVPCGPVNDLEQVFADPQVIARGLRIDLPHPLAGSTPQVASPLRLSASPVEYRQAPPLLGEHTERVLAEVLGLDVSQIEALRRQGVI; from the coding sequence ATGTCCGGTGCTCTTTCCCATCTCCGTGTGCTCGACCTGTCCCGCGTGCTCGCCGGGCCCTGGTGCGGGCAGAACCTCGCCGACCTCGGCGCCGAGGTGATCAAGGTCGAACGCCCGAAAGTCGGCGACGACACCCGCCACTGGGGCCCGCCCTACCTGCGCGACGATGAGGGGCGCGATACCAGCGAAGCGGCCTACTTCCTGTCGGCCAACCGCAACAAGCAGTCGCTGACCCTCGACTTCACACAGGCGGAAGGGCAGCGCCTGGTGCGCGAGCTGGCAGGCAAGTCGGACATCCTCATCGAGAACTTCAAGGTCGGCGGCCTGGCTGCCTACGGGCTGGACTACGCCACCCTGAAGGCGATCAACCCACGGCTGATCTACTGCTCCATCACCGGTTTCGGCCAGAGCGGCCCCTATGCCAAGCGGGCCGGCTACGACTTCATGATCCAGGGGCTTGGCGGGCTGATGAGCCTCACCGGCCAGCCCGATGGCGGGGAGGGCGGTGGGCCGGTCAAGGTCGGCGTCGCGCTCACCGATATCCTTACCGGGCTCTACGCGACGGTCGCCGTGCTGGCCGCCCTGGCCCACCGGGAAAAGACCGGTGAAGGCCAGCACATCGACATGGCGCTGCTCGACGTGCAGGTCGCCTGCCTGGCCAATCAGGCGATGAACTACCTGACCACCGGTGTGTCGCCGAAGCGCCTGGGTAATGCTCACCCTAATATCGTCCCCTATCAGGCGTTCCCCACCGCCGATGGCGACCTGATCCTCACGGTTGGCAATGACAGCCAGTTCCGCAAGTTCTGCGACGTGGCCGGGCATCCCGAGTGGGGTGTCGATCCACGTTTCGCCAGCAACGGTCAGCGCGTCGCCCATCGTGCCGAGCTGATCCCGCTGATCCGCCAGGCCACGGTGTTCCGCACCACGGTCGAGTGGGTCGGCCTGCTGGAGGCGGCAGGTGTGCCGTGCGGGCCGGTCAACGACCTTGAGCAGGTCTTCGCCGACCCTCAGGTGATCGCCCGCGGTTTGCGTATCGATCTGCCACACCCCCTGGCCGGTAGCACGCCGCAGGTAGCCAGCCCGTTGCGCCTGTCGGCCAGCCCGGTGGAGTACCGCCAGGCACCTCCGCTGCTGGGCGAGCATACCGAACGCGTCCTCGCCGAAGTGCTTGGGCTGGACGTCAGCCAGATCGAGGCGCTACGCCGTCAGGGAGTGATCTGA